One segment of Gemmatimonadota bacterium DNA contains the following:
- a CDS encoding ATP-binding cassette domain-containing protein: MTTPTAPPRRRLRSPTALKRLLPLIRPHRAALGLAVFCLVTSTAASLAFPRLTGWLLDAAFLQGGRDQLDRKALQLMAVVLAQAALNYGQAYLLAATGERAIAGLRTALYNRLLEFPVGFFAERRTGELVSRLTTDIGLLQGTVSHQVAEFSRQLLTLIGGVTMLIIVQPRLTLTALAAVPIAVGAIIFFGRRLRRMSTGVQDRVADATAVAEEALGQIRTVQSFVQEDHERRRYAARIDEAVTAALIRAKVRGVFFGVITLATFTAIVVVLWQGGRLVLDGKLTPGTLFTFMIYTIMIAGAVASLVSFFSNYQESIGAAERVFELLEQPSAIADPVGAAPLAQPAAGRVALEGVGFQYRPGADERWALRGVSLSVAPGEVVALVGPSGAGKTTLVSLLPRFWDVTEGRVTLDGRDVREIPLADLRQSIGLVPQEPALFSGSIRENIAYARPGAALAEIEAAARAAHAHEFVERLPQGYDTLVGERGVKLSGGQRQRIAIARAILKDPRVLILDEATSSLDTESERLIEDALERLLVGRSTLIIAHRLSTVRRADRLVVLEHGRIVEQGNHAELLAQGGLYARLYQHQFREDDPEAVLR, from the coding sequence ATGACGACGCCCACCGCCCCGCCCCGCCGCCGGCTGCGTTCACCCACGGCCCTCAAGCGGCTGCTGCCGCTCATCCGGCCGCACCGCGCCGCGCTGGGCCTGGCGGTGTTCTGCCTGGTCACCAGCACGGCGGCGAGCCTGGCGTTCCCGCGGCTCACCGGGTGGCTCCTCGACGCCGCCTTCCTGCAGGGCGGCCGCGACCAGCTGGACCGGAAGGCGCTGCAGCTGATGGCGGTGGTGCTGGCCCAGGCGGCGCTCAACTACGGGCAGGCGTACCTGCTGGCGGCCACCGGCGAGCGGGCCATCGCCGGCCTGCGCACCGCGCTCTACAACCGGCTGCTCGAGTTCCCGGTGGGCTTCTTCGCCGAGCGCCGCACCGGCGAGCTGGTGAGCCGGCTGACCACCGACATCGGCCTGCTGCAGGGCACGGTGAGCCACCAGGTGGCGGAGTTCAGCCGCCAGCTGCTCACGCTGATCGGCGGCGTCACGATGCTCATCATCGTGCAGCCGCGGCTCACCCTCACCGCCCTGGCGGCGGTGCCCATCGCGGTGGGAGCCATCATCTTCTTCGGGCGGCGGCTGCGGCGGATGAGCACCGGGGTGCAGGACCGCGTGGCCGACGCCACGGCGGTGGCGGAGGAGGCGCTGGGCCAGATCCGCACCGTCCAGAGCTTCGTGCAGGAGGATCACGAGCGCCGCCGCTACGCCGCCCGCATCGACGAGGCGGTGACCGCGGCCCTGATCCGGGCCAAGGTCCGGGGGGTATTCTTCGGGGTGATCACCCTGGCCACCTTCACCGCCATCGTCGTGGTGCTGTGGCAGGGTGGCCGCCTGGTCCTTGACGGCAAGCTCACCCCCGGCACCCTGTTCACGTTCATGATCTACACCATCATGATCGCCGGGGCGGTCGCCTCGCTGGTGTCCTTCTTCAGCAACTACCAGGAATCGATCGGGGCGGCCGAACGGGTGTTCGAGCTGCTGGAGCAGCCCAGCGCGATCGCGGACCCCGTGGGCGCGGCGCCGCTCGCCCAGCCGGCGGCCGGCCGGGTGGCACTCGAGGGGGTGGGATTCCAGTACCGCCCCGGGGCCGACGAGCGCTGGGCGCTGCGGGGGGTGTCGCTCTCCGTGGCCCCCGGTGAAGTGGTCGCCTTGGTAGGCCCCTCTGGCGCCGGGAAGACCACCCTGGTGTCGCTGCTGCCGCGCTTCTGGGATGTCACCGAGGGCCGGGTGACGCTCGACGGCCGGGACGTGCGGGAGATTCCCCTTGCCGACCTGCGCCAGAGCATCGGCCTGGTGCCCCAGGAGCCGGCCCTGTTCAGCGGCAGCATCCGGGAGAACATCGCGTACGCCCGGCCCGGGGCCGCCCTGGCGGAGATCGAGGCGGCGGCCCGGGCCGCTCATGCGCATGAATTCGTCGAGCGCCTGCCCCAGGGCTATGACACCCTGGTGGGGGAGCGCGGCGTGAAGCTCTCCGGCGGGCAGCGGCAGCGGATCGCCATCGCGCGGGCCATCCTGAAGGATCCCAGGGTGCTTATCCTGGACGAGGCCACCAGCAGCCTGGACACCGAGAGCGAGCGACTGATCGAGGATGCGCTGGAGCGGCTGCTGGTGGGCCGTTCCACCCTGATCATCGCCCATCGGCTGAGCACCGTGCGCCGCGCCGACCGGCTGGTGGTGCTGGAGCACGGGCGCATCGTGGAACAGGGGAACCACGCGGAGCTGCTGGCCCAGGGCGGCCTGTACGCCCGGCTGTACCAGCACCAGTTCCGGGAGGACGACCCCGAGGCAGTGCTCCGCTAG
- a CDS encoding aryl-sulfate sulfotransferase, with amino-acid sequence MRLLLPRLASVAALLVAASLGCDSDDSTNPSPPARFVGASVNPNVNNLISASVTITAVGYDSAYVRFWHDSATPGRTPSYPFLADSVLTLPVLGLDTASAYAFEVMLERKGKKARPADTLGFASGSLPAWVPVVGTIGTDTLPGYLLLSLPNGPVIIDNAGKVVWYRFRPGGVLGSWTGQPDGSYTWLSAADSSGYYIHDVLGEETGRLACVGYKTRFHDVLVQASGDVWIMCDEETVEDLTAYGGIDTARVTSTVVQHLDPSGQVAFQWRSIDHLSFAESDPSLLTGVAVNFTHGNAIEMDADGLPLVSFRSLDEIVKIDTTTGNIVWRLGGLASDFTIQGDIKGAFQRQHGLRVVGQDHLQFLDNGTQIPSRLVRYTLDTLAMTATLDWEFIDAPTTFAAVGGATQVLSNGGALVTFGPAGRVIEVDPDGNRTWELSGINGSYVFRAQRLTSLYFPARGPEHR; translated from the coding sequence ATGCGCCTGTTGTTGCCTCGCCTTGCATCGGTGGCGGCCCTGCTGGTGGCCGCCTCGCTCGGATGCGATTCCGACGATTCCACGAATCCATCACCGCCAGCCCGGTTCGTCGGGGCAAGCGTCAACCCGAACGTGAACAACCTGATCAGCGCCTCGGTGACCATCACCGCCGTCGGGTACGACAGCGCCTATGTCCGCTTCTGGCACGACAGCGCCACCCCGGGGCGCACCCCTTCCTATCCGTTCCTGGCCGACTCGGTGCTGACGCTGCCGGTGCTGGGCCTGGACACCGCGTCCGCCTATGCCTTCGAGGTGATGCTCGAGCGGAAGGGAAAGAAGGCCCGTCCGGCCGATACCCTCGGGTTTGCCAGCGGTTCACTCCCCGCCTGGGTCCCCGTCGTCGGCACCATCGGCACCGACACCCTCCCCGGATACCTGCTGCTCAGCCTGCCCAATGGTCCGGTGATCATCGACAATGCCGGGAAGGTGGTCTGGTACCGGTTCCGGCCCGGCGGGGTGCTGGGCTCGTGGACCGGGCAGCCGGATGGCTCCTACACCTGGCTGAGCGCAGCGGATTCCTCCGGGTACTACATCCACGATGTGCTGGGGGAGGAAACCGGCCGGCTGGCCTGCGTGGGCTACAAGACCAGGTTTCACGACGTCCTGGTGCAGGCCAGCGGCGACGTCTGGATCATGTGCGATGAGGAGACGGTCGAGGACCTGACCGCCTACGGGGGCATCGACACGGCCCGGGTGACCAGCACCGTCGTGCAGCACCTCGACCCGTCGGGCCAGGTGGCGTTCCAGTGGCGCTCGATCGACCACCTCTCGTTTGCCGAGAGCGATCCTTCCCTGCTCACCGGCGTGGCGGTCAACTTCACCCACGGCAACGCCATCGAGATGGACGCGGACGGACTGCCGCTGGTGTCGTTCCGCAGCCTCGACGAGATCGTGAAGATCGACACCACCACCGGGAACATCGTGTGGCGCCTCGGTGGCCTGGCCAGCGACTTCACCATCCAGGGCGACATCAAGGGCGCCTTCCAGCGCCAGCACGGGCTGCGGGTGGTGGGGCAGGATCACCTGCAGTTCCTCGACAACGGCACCCAGATCCCGAGCCGCCTGGTGCGCTACACGCTGGACACCCTGGCCATGACCGCCACGCTGGACTGGGAGTTCATCGATGCGCCCACGACCTTCGCCGCCGTGGGCGGTGCCACCCAGGTCCTCTCCAACGGCGGCGCCCTCGTGACCTTCGGCCCGGCTGGCCGGGTGATCGAGGTCGATCCCGATGGCAATCGGACCTGGGAGCTGAGCGGCATCAACGGCAGCTACGTCTTCCGGGCCCAGCGGCTGACGTCGCTGTACTTCCCCGCCAGGGGCCCCGAGCACCGCTAG
- a CDS encoding GWxTD domain-containing protein, which translates to MRRCNGVATLLSLLAAAPAGLQAQGGPAVEVRALRFYRAESRQTLVQAFVEVPYTLLESTTGTGGGDLKYGVDVTVTDQAGVQLEQAAWPGRAAAGLRQAGASKLEILDFAVPAGRYTISVTVTDSVSGRHFSSSATVEGWSSAPRASDLMLSPSMRLATGDDTMPKLGELRRGNTLLTPVVRLKLTPVRSKAFYLVEAYAPAPDSGTMQVRLEDSTGKSLVTTRPARVTINSGGAVLKGQLDLAGLPAGRYRFVVTIDVGGTHEERTDELVMADFEETMQREEARLAALRETDEGYFSVMNDAQIDEAEAPLEYLTSRDSLKVYTKDLTLDAKRRFMVKFWTDRDPTPGTPRNEARERFYQLIDQANKTFAEGGRSRTPGWKTDRGRVYVKYGDPLDRLDRRTSTGSAPPYQVWRYQRGKELYYIFADRTGFGGYKLIATNDLKETQRPGYDEILGHEALQDISRWLGIDLFREGAGRPTLNPDQ; encoded by the coding sequence ATGCGACGTTGCAATGGCGTGGCGACGCTCCTGAGCCTGCTGGCCGCCGCGCCGGCGGGTCTCCAGGCCCAGGGCGGACCGGCGGTCGAAGTCCGGGCACTCCGGTTCTACCGGGCCGAGAGCAGGCAGACCCTGGTCCAGGCGTTCGTGGAAGTGCCGTACACCCTGCTCGAATCGACAACGGGCACCGGCGGCGGTGACCTCAAGTACGGGGTCGACGTCACGGTCACCGACCAGGCGGGGGTGCAACTGGAGCAGGCGGCGTGGCCAGGCCGGGCCGCGGCCGGGCTCCGGCAGGCGGGGGCCTCGAAGCTCGAGATCCTGGACTTCGCGGTACCCGCCGGGCGGTACACCATCAGCGTCACGGTGACCGACTCGGTCTCCGGCCGGCACTTCAGCAGCAGCGCCACGGTGGAAGGATGGAGCAGCGCCCCCCGGGCCTCCGACCTCATGCTCTCGCCGAGCATGCGGCTGGCCACCGGGGACGACACGATGCCGAAGCTCGGGGAACTGCGACGGGGCAACACGCTCCTGACGCCCGTCGTCCGCCTCAAGCTCACGCCAGTCCGATCGAAGGCGTTCTACCTGGTCGAGGCGTACGCCCCGGCCCCGGACTCCGGGACGATGCAGGTCCGCCTGGAGGATTCGACCGGCAAGAGCCTCGTGACCACCCGTCCCGCCCGCGTGACGATCAACAGCGGCGGCGCGGTGCTCAAGGGACAGCTGGACCTCGCCGGCCTGCCGGCAGGGCGGTACCGGTTCGTCGTCACGATCGACGTGGGCGGCACCCACGAAGAGCGCACCGACGAGCTGGTGATGGCGGACTTCGAGGAGACCATGCAGCGCGAGGAGGCCCGCCTCGCCGCGCTCCGGGAAACCGACGAAGGCTACTTCAGTGTCATGAATGACGCGCAGATCGACGAGGCCGAGGCGCCGCTCGAGTACCTGACGAGCCGCGACTCACTGAAGGTCTACACCAAGGACCTGACCCTCGACGCCAAGCGCCGCTTCATGGTGAAATTCTGGACCGATCGCGACCCGACGCCAGGGACGCCGCGGAACGAGGCCAGGGAACGGTTCTACCAGCTGATCGACCAGGCGAACAAGACGTTTGCCGAGGGCGGCCGGAGCCGGACCCCGGGATGGAAGACCGACCGCGGACGCGTGTACGTGAAATACGGGGATCCGCTCGACCGGCTGGACCGACGGACGTCGACCGGGAGTGCCCCGCCGTACCAGGTGTGGCGGTATCAGCGCGGCAAGGAGCTGTACTACATCTTTGCCGACCGGACGGGCTTCGGGGGGTACAAGCTGATCGCCACGAATGATCTCAAGGAAACGCAGCGGCCCGGGTACGACGAGATTCTCGGGCACGAAGCGCTTCAGGACATCAGCCGCTGGCTGGGGATCGACCTGTTCCGGGAAGGGGCCGGGCGCCCGACGCTCAACCCCGACCAGTAA
- a CDS encoding PorV/PorQ family protein: MKHTLSPRLVLLAALLGGTASGLAAQAGTKQDNTAYGSTAAEFMLLGAGARGTALGGAYAAVANDASALYYNPAGAALMTRPGMVVGTYDYIADTRYSWGGVAFPFDGGSKTVGFQLGTFGFKDQPVYTVEDPEGNGATYDVSETFLGATFAQNFSDRFSAGLTAKFISDNLGDASGKAFAVDFGTNFHAALNGHPVKFSFVLANLGTNISYSGNALNSGTPRDPLPGEDDVPGIPQPTRFRTKAFPLPTTFRVGLAYDLLTGSSNRLTFLSDFNQPNNSKAGFSAGAEWSSRNLGGSNFSAALRGSYSYSAANNQSPTTLVTALNDEENLQGLAAGGGIGYGMGNFNLTVDYAFKYMGILGPTHFVSFGLGW; this comes from the coding sequence ATGAAGCACACCCTTTCCCCGCGCCTGGTGCTGCTGGCGGCCCTGCTGGGCGGAACGGCCTCGGGCCTCGCGGCCCAGGCCGGGACCAAGCAGGACAACACGGCCTACGGCAGCACGGCCGCGGAGTTCATGCTCCTCGGGGCCGGCGCCCGCGGCACCGCCCTCGGCGGTGCCTACGCGGCGGTCGCGAACGACGCGAGCGCACTGTATTACAACCCGGCCGGCGCGGCGCTCATGACCCGCCCCGGGATGGTGGTTGGCACCTACGACTACATCGCGGACACCCGCTACAGCTGGGGCGGCGTTGCCTTCCCCTTCGACGGCGGCTCCAAGACGGTCGGCTTCCAGCTGGGCACCTTCGGGTTCAAGGACCAGCCGGTGTACACGGTCGAGGACCCCGAGGGCAATGGCGCCACCTACGACGTGAGCGAGACCTTCCTGGGTGCCACCTTTGCCCAGAACTTCTCGGACCGCTTCTCCGCGGGCCTCACGGCGAAGTTCATCAGCGACAACCTCGGTGACGCCAGCGGCAAGGCGTTCGCCGTGGACTTCGGCACCAACTTCCACGCGGCGCTCAACGGGCACCCGGTGAAGTTCTCGTTCGTGCTGGCCAACCTCGGCACCAACATCTCGTACAGCGGGAACGCCCTGAACAGCGGCACTCCGCGCGACCCGCTGCCGGGCGAGGACGACGTGCCGGGCATTCCGCAGCCCACCCGGTTCCGGACCAAGGCCTTCCCGCTCCCGACCACTTTCCGGGTCGGCCTGGCGTACGACCTCCTGACCGGCAGCAGCAACCGGCTGACGTTCCTGAGCGACTTCAACCAGCCGAACAACAGCAAGGCCGGCTTCTCGGCCGGCGCGGAGTGGAGCAGCCGCAACCTCGGCGGGTCGAACTTCTCTGCCGCGCTGCGGGGCAGCTACAGCTACTCGGCGGCCAACAACCAGAGCCCGACCACCCTCGTCACCGCGCTGAACGACGAAGAGAACCTGCAGGGCCTCGCGGCGGGCGGCGGCATCGGCTACGGCATGGGGAACTTCAACCTCACCGTCGACTACGCGTTCAAGTACATGGGCATCCTCGGCCCGACCCACTTCGTCAGCTTCGGGCTCGGCTGGTAA
- a CDS encoding T9SS type A sorting domain-containing protein yields MKGILLAALVAVLASVALPGAASAEPQPGAKKKGFRLFARALGAMTVNRIYCGLASDGRVCVDSTNSSTIGGGFWPKGTADQYVFNSGLQVAGIIGTDGGVWAGDTVGGFFFDPKGTTEHGEEVQPLYNATGLDANGRDVAGSQWPEAACVPSGTDADASLFSSLLQTGTDSVIAPGCRISASQGDVWFMSWEGNPSLKAGRAHPLGVAVETRGLGWNYPKGNEDILYFIYSFYNITSKNRADYNAIRPALADILYQKALDFHAQNLAQGVDLPDGGYTIENMFAAFSADMDVAEAGSNYSGVNLPFALGHTYDHTFSKPTGWTFDPSIFSPPFFSGAGFVGVKYLKSPTGAGAINLFGNTVNGGVFGDARDVVQLYRYLSGSLSPAAGDQACNTGDPTVTHICWVNNGSPADMRFFQSSTPLTLAPGGRGSIVVAYIFAAPVVTGTCPGPLCDLRPGDGRLLTDAALLPTTGANQVDSVSGYLGFSDLNSDNIVQQGEMTVVGGSLLGKALVAQAVFDGKFLLPFAPNAPEFFLVPGDNEVTVLWKPSSSEGTGDPYFATANAATVFNPNTSAFEPNALYDPNYRQFDVEGYRVYRGRVDAPNELTLLAQYDYTGTVISDFTGIVNPQVTCAPEYSIDVGGACPVSFPAGGNLKDGTTLTVHEDYELVGDVIQLNAGSGRIPLADGTAYTVKADTAVVGGGTNGACGPKSSCPALDDTGVPFVYVDQTPRNNFRYFYAVTAFDINSVESGPTSLESPRNTKSVTPVRKASNYAGTGQITSTEIVGRGVVLTDNVMPTINPVTGTFSKQFPPSNAWNIGLGAFVSKVLAQPGALSATLDSINMGSAYAGVPHEYWFTVAAPGQSFTMMIPLEQPDEVGVTTGAVSFQAVPIDNSLASRYGGNNSYYLPGSLGMAVNGPDYLGLYGRGCVNGRAGFTANAGCDYNGSRWFDGPSPTTNETVADPIGCNTANFSAIPFTCFNNAGGLTGVTTIFQAQCYHAAPGGGCRQATGIWSGVRRAADFNVYWGNGGTIDSVIDVTHNVVVPGPADGYANKVSATWGILNTAATTGTQPDGRPQGTIRDFGCVEPMRTLTGGGSSLTCPGGNSAYVLSNTAVPGAVGFFSGQAWPTATSANFVVATNLGFNMYIVGDLFTFELAGGAVPAAGTVWSMRSYAGAITGGNGSGGNLGPYTFANPEGIANSTDGLGLRPFTSIGSVIQTTFDVDNSINAVTASNLKQVHTVPDPYYVTNGYEQTTDNKVIKFVNLPRKAIIRIYSSSGVLVNILEHNSTTFGGELTWNVRNRNNQVVASGVYFYHIESNDGTTARRVGRMTIVNFAQ; encoded by the coding sequence ATGAAAGGCATCCTGCTGGCGGCGCTCGTCGCGGTCCTGGCGAGCGTGGCCCTGCCGGGAGCCGCATCGGCCGAGCCCCAGCCCGGGGCCAAGAAGAAGGGCTTCCGGCTCTTTGCCCGGGCGCTCGGCGCCATGACCGTCAACCGCATCTACTGCGGCCTGGCGTCGGACGGCCGGGTCTGCGTGGACTCGACCAACTCCTCCACCATCGGTGGCGGCTTCTGGCCGAAGGGCACCGCGGACCAGTACGTCTTCAACTCCGGTCTCCAGGTGGCCGGCATCATCGGCACCGACGGCGGGGTGTGGGCGGGCGACACCGTCGGCGGCTTCTTCTTCGATCCGAAGGGCACCACCGAGCACGGTGAAGAGGTCCAGCCGCTGTACAACGCGACCGGCCTCGACGCCAATGGCCGCGACGTGGCCGGCAGCCAGTGGCCCGAGGCGGCCTGCGTGCCGAGCGGCACCGACGCCGACGCCTCGCTCTTCTCGTCACTGCTGCAGACCGGCACGGACAGCGTCATCGCCCCGGGCTGCCGCATCTCGGCCTCGCAGGGCGACGTCTGGTTCATGTCGTGGGAAGGCAACCCGTCGCTCAAGGCCGGCCGCGCGCACCCGCTGGGGGTGGCGGTCGAGACCCGTGGCCTCGGCTGGAACTACCCGAAGGGCAATGAAGACATCCTGTACTTCATCTACTCCTTCTACAACATCACCTCCAAGAACCGCGCCGACTACAACGCGATCCGGCCGGCCCTGGCGGACATCCTGTACCAGAAGGCGCTCGACTTCCACGCCCAGAACCTGGCGCAGGGCGTTGACCTGCCGGATGGCGGCTACACCATCGAGAACATGTTCGCCGCCTTCTCGGCCGACATGGACGTGGCCGAGGCGGGCTCGAACTACTCCGGCGTGAACCTGCCGTTCGCGCTGGGCCACACCTACGACCACACCTTCTCCAAGCCCACCGGCTGGACCTTCGATCCCTCGATCTTCTCGCCGCCGTTCTTCAGCGGCGCGGGCTTCGTGGGCGTGAAGTACCTGAAGAGCCCGACCGGCGCCGGCGCGATCAACCTGTTCGGCAACACCGTCAACGGCGGCGTCTTCGGCGACGCCCGCGACGTGGTGCAGCTGTACCGCTACCTGTCCGGCTCGCTGAGCCCGGCGGCCGGCGACCAGGCCTGCAACACCGGCGACCCGACCGTGACCCACATCTGCTGGGTCAACAACGGCTCCCCGGCCGACATGCGCTTCTTCCAGTCCTCCACCCCGCTCACCCTGGCCCCCGGCGGCCGCGGCTCGATCGTGGTGGCGTACATCTTCGCCGCGCCGGTGGTCACGGGCACCTGCCCGGGCCCGCTGTGCGACCTCCGCCCGGGCGATGGCCGCCTGCTGACGGACGCGGCGCTGCTGCCGACCACCGGCGCCAACCAGGTGGACTCGGTGAGCGGCTACCTCGGCTTCTCCGACCTGAACAGCGACAACATCGTCCAGCAGGGTGAGATGACGGTGGTCGGTGGCTCGCTGCTCGGCAAGGCGCTGGTGGCGCAGGCCGTCTTCGACGGCAAGTTCCTGCTCCCCTTCGCCCCGAACGCGCCGGAATTCTTCCTGGTGCCGGGCGACAACGAAGTGACCGTCCTGTGGAAGCCGAGCAGCTCGGAAGGCACCGGCGACCCGTACTTCGCCACCGCCAACGCGGCCACGGTGTTCAACCCGAACACCAGCGCCTTCGAGCCGAACGCGCTGTATGACCCGAACTACCGCCAGTTCGACGTCGAGGGCTACCGGGTGTACCGGGGCCGGGTGGACGCGCCGAACGAGCTGACCCTGCTGGCCCAGTACGACTACACCGGCACCGTCATCAGCGACTTCACCGGCATCGTGAATCCGCAGGTGACCTGCGCGCCGGAGTACAGCATCGACGTGGGGGGCGCCTGCCCGGTCAGCTTCCCGGCCGGCGGCAACCTGAAGGACGGCACCACCCTGACGGTGCACGAGGATTACGAGCTGGTGGGTGACGTGATCCAGCTCAACGCCGGCTCGGGGCGCATCCCGCTGGCCGACGGCACCGCCTACACCGTGAAGGCCGACACCGCGGTGGTGGGTGGCGGCACCAACGGCGCCTGCGGGCCCAAGTCCTCCTGCCCGGCGCTCGACGACACCGGCGTGCCCTTCGTCTACGTGGACCAGACGCCGCGCAACAACTTCCGGTACTTCTACGCGGTCACGGCCTTCGACATCAACTCCGTCGAGTCCGGCCCGACCAGCCTGGAGTCGCCGCGCAACACCAAGTCGGTCACCCCGGTCCGCAAGGCGTCGAACTACGCGGGCACCGGCCAGATCACCAGCACCGAAATCGTGGGCCGCGGCGTGGTCCTCACGGACAACGTCATGCCGACGATCAACCCGGTGACCGGCACCTTCAGCAAGCAGTTCCCGCCGTCGAACGCCTGGAACATCGGGCTCGGCGCCTTCGTGTCGAAGGTGCTGGCGCAGCCGGGCGCGCTGTCGGCCACGCTGGACAGCATCAACATGGGCTCGGCCTACGCTGGCGTCCCCCACGAGTACTGGTTCACCGTGGCGGCCCCGGGCCAGTCGTTCACCATGATGATCCCGCTGGAGCAGCCGGACGAAGTCGGCGTCACCACCGGCGCGGTGAGCTTCCAGGCGGTGCCGATCGACAACAGCCTGGCCAGCCGGTACGGCGGCAACAACAGTTATTACCTGCCGGGTTCCCTCGGCATGGCCGTGAACGGGCCTGACTACCTCGGCCTGTACGGGCGTGGCTGCGTCAACGGCCGGGCCGGATTCACGGCCAACGCCGGCTGCGACTACAACGGCTCGCGCTGGTTCGACGGCCCCTCGCCGACGACCAACGAGACCGTGGCCGACCCGATCGGCTGCAACACCGCCAACTTCTCCGCGATTCCGTTCACCTGCTTCAACAACGCGGGCGGGCTGACCGGGGTGACCACGATCTTCCAGGCGCAGTGCTACCACGCCGCGCCGGGCGGGGGCTGCCGGCAGGCCACCGGCATCTGGTCGGGGGTGCGGCGGGCGGCGGACTTCAACGTGTACTGGGGCAACGGCGGGACCATCGACTCGGTCATCGACGTGACCCACAACGTGGTGGTGCCGGGCCCGGCGGATGGCTACGCCAACAAGGTCAGCGCCACGTGGGGCATCCTGAATACCGCGGCCACCACCGGCACCCAGCCGGACGGACGGCCGCAGGGGACCATCCGCGACTTCGGCTGCGTCGAGCCGATGCGCACCCTGACCGGTGGCGGCAGCTCGCTCACCTGTCCGGGCGGCAACAGCGCCTACGTGCTGAGCAACACCGCGGTCCCCGGTGCGGTCGGGTTCTTCAGCGGCCAGGCGTGGCCAACCGCCACCTCCGCGAATTTCGTGGTGGCGACCAACCTTGGCTTCAACATGTACATCGTCGGTGACCTGTTCACCTTCGAGCTCGCTGGCGGGGCGGTTCCGGCGGCCGGCACCGTCTGGTCCATGCGGAGCTACGCCGGCGCCATCACCGGCGGCAACGGCTCGGGCGGCAACCTCGGCCCGTACACCTTCGCCAACCCCGAGGGCATCGCCAACTCGACCGACGGGCTGGGCCTGCGGCCCTTCACCTCGATCGGCTCGGTGATCCAGACCACGTTCGACGTGGACAACTCGATCAACGCGGTCACGGCCTCGAACCTGAAGCAGGTGCACACGGTTCCCGATCCGTACTACGTGACCAACGGGTACGAGCAGACCACGGACAACAAGGTCATCAAGTTCGTGAACCTGCCCCGCAAGGCGATCATCCGCATCTACTCGTCGAGCGGCGTGCTGGTGAACATCCTGGAACACAACAGCACCACGTTCGGCGGCGAGCTGACCTGGAATGTCCGTAACCGGAACAACCAGGTGGTCGCGAGCGGTGTGTACTTCTATCACATCGAATCCAACGATGGGACGACGGCCCGGCGGGTGGGTCGCATGACCATCGTCAACTTCGCCCAGTAG